A genomic region of Miscanthus floridulus cultivar M001 chromosome 3, ASM1932011v1, whole genome shotgun sequence contains the following coding sequences:
- the LOC136542099 gene encoding intracellular protein transport protein USO1-like gives MTAEGTACNGAGEAPNAEFAPEKVVVAASPEEKAAVGEREGEEDVGGPFVIVNGGDSDRGSDLGKAPDEDSPSEEDDAPGSNAAPDAAVGGDHGAAEGEVGAALGASSADGGDRASDGSEGGAGEGKGEPSSDCVAEVAQQEAVGEEDGGAAALASGGCEPAIASADSEAPAVDSEVQGKEGTVDGSAVADIPEAVVHQEASTEQDGDAAVMSCGHDGALTPPKSSSAAMESEVIREDSKEESTADVVEPQEQGTVGASALVENEHLCADMRADSFVAATEADSQEDISVESCRHDDALICTESGSADIESEVYAEDGKQEQSNADVVEVVGQGVDRADALMANGHLCADTRADSSEATTEPENHANESKLTEVAESVEGDAASEEQDATDATQTNGHIYVALSADSCIVASESKAHSFETDGKETDQQEEEAPKTEAEVLEGVLKPTERNYAGSVEGLIEEEVDADGHASVEGTADASGEQEAKPMQGEGEATCGILEFEEVDKDGEEGLCDDRTVGVVSSNEETELPIKERIDEAVPNVNVGESEEVTENTSQDTMHGGLAKDGASIGTIHVKLGSDPYVESGLEHKVKAEVDLVDEITAESDLKAENMVEVKRTAHEVDEIEVKELAFAEAIVAPLHLQQGCESVMETIEHEKVEAPGVCQAHEIENSSEVEPKKEFEMEVDDAVPFQEAAASAASVFHHEPRSIDLVENDSGNYSSPTTVLESCDHVQTEESRSQEISMTTVEQPICSAALEHGTMVVDEVEINSATGNVSKEKSSDVAVDQVEPVKLNVDELVVVDGDQPSFDPSCESVSEIVEDSKSLENQSEICNASGMSDECSSRIANDGSPNEAPNLTEEPCLSDKSCNTIDYENGNEPAKSSDVVETKCVEALVTEQDNGHHASGEWHGDHAQVIGPQKIYIIKVPKFAGDDLWNKIQAAQVHLDQLSQERDAINRRRQKQKAVCDQYREKLEAARREEWEARTAHGDKKNDLNSVRSVLGKLHQANSVEELDELIAKKERTMQHETISLKEEKLLIKEINELKAQRKQLSATMGSKAEINEAFDQKDHIQERHKVLKKDSDALFTNLKALEEITRKIQKSFEDERTALRKLTEEHRAANEIRQKAYSEWTVLRNEPSKKNEYFFKYRDARNAAETFRANGDINGLKSHCNSQIERVMEMWNNNEDFRKQYVESNKVSTLKRLGTHDGRRLGPDEDPPVIPSRRPSSIYPLSASSPEVPTLASTPAPVLAAPAAVPAKEDSFPVLAAPQTSKRAKSKASGSSAQIENNSVIVSEAEDLKQTLKEKARLLEEQLELARKAEELARKEEELRKERDAAEKERLRLEQKAKAKEAEERKRRKAEKDKERAEFKARKEAEEREKKKAKKDKKKGTALADTSTISDSQAAALATADTDSNASDNPREVEVSQPAAPKRLSRPAAAIKQLNRLQPMPAPLRNRGRRKLRQYILIAAAVLSVLALFVAGNYIPRLKSVHS, from the exons ATGACGGCGGAGGGGACGGCGTGCAACGGCGCCGGCGAGGCGCCGAATGCGGAATTCGCGCCGGAGAAGGTGGTGGTGGCCGCGTCGCCGGAGGAGAAGGCGGCGGTCGGGGAGCGCGAGGGCGAGGAGGACGTCGGCGGGCCGTTCGTGATCGTCAACGGCGGCGACTCCGACCGTGGCTCAGATCTGGGCAAGGCGCCCGACGAGGACTCGCCGTCCGAGGAGGACGACGCGCCCGGCTCCAATGCAGCTCCGGACGCGGCCGTGGGCGGAGATCACGGGGCCGCCGAAGGGGAAGTGGGTGCGGCGCTCGGAGCTTCGTCGGCGGACGGGGGTGATCGTGCTTCCGACGGGTCTGAGGGTGGCGCGGGTGAGGGCAAAGGTGAGCCAAGTTCCGATTGTGTCGCTGAAGTGGCGCAGCAGGAGGCTGTTGGTGAAGAGGACGGTGGGGCAGCTGCTCTGGCGTCCGGTGGATGCGAACCTGCCATCGCCAGTGCTGATTCTGAGGCACCCGCTGTGGATTCTGAGGTTCAAGGCAAGGAGGGCACAGTGGATGGAAGTGCTGTTGCTGATATCCCTGAAGCGGTGGTGCATCAGGAAGCTAGCACAGAGCAGGATGGAGATGCTGCTGTGATGTCCTGTGGCCATGATGGTGCCCTAACGCCTCCTAAGTCTTCATCTGCTGCCATGGAGTCCGAGGTTATTAGAGAGGATAGCAAAGAAGAGAGTACGGCTGATGTTGTGGAGCCACAGGAGCAGGGTACAGTTGGGGCAAGTGCTTTGGTAGAGAATGAACATCTTTGTGCCGACATGAGGGCTGATTCATTTGTAGCTGCTACTGAGGCTGACAGTCAAGAGGATATTTCTGTGGAGTCCTGCAGGCACGATGATGCCCTAATTTGTACTGAGTCTGGTTCTGCTGACATTGAGTCTGAGGTTTATGCAGAGGATGGCAAACAAGAACAGAGCAACGCTGATGTCGTGGAGGTCGTGGGGCAGGGTGTTGATAGGGCAGATGCGCTGATGGCAAATGGGCATCTTTGTGCCGACACCCGAGCTGATTCTTCTGAAGCTACTACTGAGCCTGAGAACCATGCTAATGAGAGCAAACTGACTGAAGTTGCAGAATCAGTGGAGGGCGATGCTGCCAGTGAAGAACAGGATGCCACAGATGCAACACAAACAAATGGGCATATTTATGTTGCCTTGAGTGCTGATTCTTGTATAGTTGCTTCTGAGTCCAAGGCTCATTCATTTGAGACGGATGGGAAAGAAACTGATCAGCAAGAAGAGGAAGCTCCAAAAACTGAAGCTGAAGTATTGGAGGGAGTGCTAAAACCAACTGAAAGGAACTATGCAGGCAGTGTTGAGGGACTCATAGAAGAGGAAGTTGACGCAGATGGGCATGCCAGTGTAGAAGGTACAGCTGATGCTTCTGGGGAGCAAGAAGCCAAGCCCATGCAGGGAGAAGGTGAAGCCACATGTGGTATTCTCGAATTTGAAGAAGTGGATAAGGACGGTGAGGAGGGTTTGTGTGATGACCGCACGGTTGGTGTTGTTTCCTCTAATGAGGAAACAGAGCTTCCTATTAAGGAAAGAATAGATGAAGCTGTCCCCAATGTTAATGTTGGTGAGTCAGAGGAAGTAACTGAGAATACAAGCCAAGATACCATGCATGGTGGATTGGCCAAAGATGGAGCTTCTATAGGCACAATTCATGTTAAGCTAGGATCAGATCCTTATGTTGAATCAGGCCTTGAACATAAAGTTAAGGCAGAAGTTGATTTAGTTGATGAAATCACAGCAGAGTCAGATTTGAAAGCTGAAAATATGGTTGAAGTGAAAAGAACAGCTCATGAAGTTGATGAAATAGAGGTAAAGGAACTTGCTTTTGCTGAGGCTATTGTAGCTCCTTTACACCTTCAGCAGGGCTGTGAATCTGTTATGGAAACTATAGAGCATGAGAAGGTAGAAGCACCAGGTGTCTGTCAAGCTCATGAAATTGAGAATTCTTCAGAAGTAGAACCAAAGAAAGAGTTTGAGATGGAGGTTGATGATGCCGTTCCATTTCAAGAAGCTGCAGCTTCTGCGGCCTCTGTTTTCCACCATGAGCCAAGGTCCATTGATTTAGTTGAGAATGATAGCGGTAACTATTCCAGCCCAACTACTGTGTTGGAATCCTGTGACCATGTGCAAACCGAAGAGAGCAGATCCCAAGAAATTTCTATGACCACTGTTGAGCAACCTATATGCAGTGCTGCTTTGGAACATGGAACAATGGTGGTTGATGAAGTTGAAATAAACTCTGCAACAGGAAATGTATCTAAAGAAAAATCTAGCGACGTTGCTGTTGATCAAGTTGAACCTGTCAAACTGAATGTAGATGAACTTGTTGTGGTTGATGGTGATCAACCCAGTTTTGATCCAAGCTGTGAATCTGTTAGTGAGATTGTTGAAGATAGCAAATCACTGGAAAATCAGTCAGAAATTTGCAATGCATCTGGTATGTCTGATGAGTGTTCCTCCAGAATTGCAAATGATGGTTCCCCTAATGAGGCTCCTAATCTAACTGAGGAGCCTTGCCTCTCAGACAAATCATGCAACACTATTGATTACGAAAATGGAAATGAGCCTGCTAAATCTTCTGATGTGGTTGAAACCAAATGTGTGGAAG CACTAGTGACAGAACAGGACAATGGACACCATGCTTCTGGTGAGTGGCATGGAGATCATGCGCAAGTCATAGGCCCACAGAAGATCTACATAATTAAAGTTCCAAAGTTTGCCGGTGATGATCTCTGGAATAAGATCCAGGCTGCGCAGGTTCACTTAGACCAACTGTCCCAGGAAAGAGATGCGATTAACCGTCGTAGGCAAAAGCAAAAG GCTGTATGTGATCAATACAGGGAGAAGCTTGAGGCAGCACGTCGAGAAGAGTGGGAAGCTAGGACTGCCCATGGAGATAAGAAGAATGATTTAAATAGTGTACGTTCGGTATTAGGGAAATTGCACCAAGCAAATTCAGTTGAAGAACTTGATGAGCTG ATTGCGAAGAAAGAGAGGACTATGCAACATGAGACCATTTCTTTGAAAGAAGAAAAGCTTTTAATTAAAGAGATTAATGAATTAAAAGCCCAACGGAAGCAGCTTTCTGCCACTATGGGCTCAAAGGCTGAAATCAATGAGGCATTTGACCAAAAAGATCACATTCAAGAGCGGCATAAG GTGTTAAAGAAGGATTCTGATGCTTTATTCACCAACCTGAAAGCCCTAGAGGAAATCACAAGAAAGATTCAAAAATCTTTCGAAGATGAAAGAACAGCTCTTAGAAAATTAACAGAGGAACACCGAGCAGCTAATGAAATACGTCAAAAGGCCTACAGTGAGTGGACTGTGCTTAGAAATGAGCCCAGCAAGAAG AATGAATACTTTTTCAAGTACAGGGACGCCCGGAATGCAGCAGAAACTTTCAGAGCTAATGGAGATATAAATGGACTTAAATCACACTGTAATAGTCAG aTTGAGAGAGTTATGGAAATGTGGAACAATAACGAGGACTTCCGCAAGCAGTATGTTGAATCAAACAAGGTTAGCACACTAAAGAGATTAGGAACCCATGATGGACGAAGACTTGGCCCTGATGAGGATCCTCCAGTCATTCCAAGCAGAAGACCAAGCAGCATTTATCCATTGTCTGCCTCAAGCCCGGAAGTGCCCACTTTAGCTTCTACACCAGCACCTGTATTGGCTGCTCCAGCTGCAGTCCCTGCCAAAGAGGACTCCTTTCCTGTTTTGGCAGCCCCCCAGACCAGTAAGCGCGCCAAATCAAAAGCGTCTGGTAGCTCTGCCCAGATTGAGAACAATTCTGTTATAGTATCAGAGGCAGAAGATTTGAAACAAACTTTAAAAGAAAAGGCTCGTCTATTGGAGGAACAATTGGAGTTAGCTAGGAAGGCAGAGGAGTTAGCACGGAAGGAGGAGGAATTAAGAAAAGAGAGGGATGCAGCTGAAAAGGAGCGGCTTAGGCTGGAGCAGAAGGCTAAGGCTAAGGAGGCTGAGGAGAGGAAGAGGCGGAAAGCAGAGAAGGACAAGGAAAGAGCCGAGTTCAAAGCACGCAAGGAAGCTGAGGAGAGGGAGAAG AAGAAAGCAAAGAAAGACAAAAAGAAAGGCACAGCACTAGCAGATACGAGCACCATTAGCGACAGCCAGGCTGCGGCTTTGGCTACAGCGGATACTGACAGCAATGCATCAGACAACCCCAGGGAAGTTGAGGTTTCTCAACCAGCGGCTCCCAAGAGGCTGTCTAGGCCAGCAGCGGCAATCAAGCAACTGAACAGGTTGCAGCCCATGCCAGCGCCCCTACGCAACAGGGGCAGGAGGAAGCTGCGGCAGTACATCCTGATTGCGGCGGCCGTGCTATCGGTGCTGGCGTTGTTCGTGGCAGGCAACTACATTCCCAGGCTGAAGTCGGTTCACTCCTAA
- the LOC136544232 gene encoding uncharacterized protein — MRSGRYPLAIDPIIRKKRLTKVLMDGGSGLNILYVDTLDAMRIPGSYHAILGRLYYAKFMSIPNYTYLKLKMSGLNGVITVSSAFSHAFMCYHEHYELATMVINLSELPWLGESLILVVPDYNKLTSSTAFHPLEETKAVGVNPIDPAKMVWIRI, encoded by the exons atgagatcaggacgctacccgctcgcCATCgatcccatcatccgcaagaagcgcctcaccaaggtgctgatggatggaggcagcggcctcaacatcctctacgtcgacaccctcgacgccatgcgcatccctg ggtcctaccacgccatcttggggcggctatactacgccaaattcatgtcaatccccaactacacctacctcaagctgaagatgtcggggcTAAATGGTGTCATCAccgtgagcagcgccttctcgcacgccttcatgtgctaccacgagcactacgagctcgccactatgGTCATCAACTTGTCTGAGCTCCCATGGCTTGGGGAATCATTGATCCTGgtagtcccagactacaacaaactaacctcctcgacggccttccatccgctcgaggaaaccaaggcagtgggggTCAACCCCATCGACCCGgccaagatggtgtggatcagGATCTAG